The region CTCGATGGTGACCAGGCCGGCGATCGCGCCGTATTCGTCGACCAGCAGCACCATGTGCACGCGGTCGCGCTGCATCTCGCGCAGCAGCGCGTCCAACGGTTTGGAGTCTGGCACGAAGGCCGGCTTGCGCATCACGTCGGACACCTTGGTGTCGCGGCCCCCGGTGGTCGAGTAGTACGTGCGCTGCACGAGGTCCTTGAGGTACACGACGCCGACGATGTCGTCGACGTTCTCGCCGATGACCGGAATCCTCGAGTGCCCGCTGCGCACCGCCAACGACGTCGCTTGACCCGCTGTCTTGTCGCTCTCGATCCACACCATCTCGGTGCGCGGCACCATCACCTCGCGGGCCGGGGTGTCGCCGAGTTCGAACACCGACTGGATCATCCGGCGTTCGTCGTCGGCCACCACGCCGCGCTGCTGTGCCAGGTCGACGACCTCGCGCAGCTCGATCTCGGAGGCGAACGGCCCGTTGCGGAAGCCGCGGCCGGGGGTCAGCGCGTTACCGATCAGCACCAGCAGACGGCTCACCGGCAGCAACAGCACCGAGATCGCTTGCAGCGGAAGGGCGGTCACCAACGCGATGGTGTACGCGTTCTGCCTGCCGATGGTGCGCGGCCCGACGCCGATGGCGACGAAGCTCACCACCGCCATGATCGCCGCCGCGACCACCAGGCCCCAGGTGATGCCGAGCCCGCCGTCGAGGAATGCCGCCAGCAGCACGGTGGCGCTGACCTCGCACGTGATGCGCAGCAGCACAATGAGATTGATGTACCGAGGCCGTTCGACCATGACGCGGGCCAGCCGCACCGCGCCGGGACGCTCGTCACGGACGAGTTCCTCGACACGGGCCATCGACACCGTGCTCAGCGCGGCGTCCATCGCGGCGAACAGGCCCCCCAGCGCGACCAGCACGATGGCGCAGACGAGTTGACCGACGGGGCTCACGGTTCGTCGAAGTATCGGGATTTGTCGAGCAATCGGCGGTCCTTCTCGTTCTGCCGATCCTGGTGGTAGGACTCGACCTGGTCGGCCACCCACTCCTCGAGCAATTGGCGCTGCAGCGCGAACATCTCTTTTTCCTCGTCGGGTTCGGCGTGGTCGTACCCCAGCAGGTGCAGCACCCCGTGAACCGTCAGTAGCGCCAGTTCCTGGCCCAGTGTGTGACCGACGTCGGCGGCCTGCTTGGCGGCGAACTCCGGGCACAACACGATGTCGCCGAGCATCTCCGGCCCCGGCTCAGGGGCGTCGGGCCGGCCGCCGGGCTCCAGCTCGTCCATCGGAAAGCTCATCACGTCGGTCGGACCGGGCAGATCCATCCACCGCATGTGCAGGTCGGCCATCGCGGCGGTGTCGAGCAGCACCATCGACAGCTCGGCAGCCGGGTTGACGTCCATCTTGTCGATGACGAACCGGGCGACGCTGATCAATTCCTCTTCGGAAACGTCGATGCCCGACTCGTTGGACACCTCGATGCTCATGGGTCGCGTTACCGCCTCGGCCGGCTGCCGGTGCCCGACGCGCGTCGCTGCGCCCGGTTCATCAGGCTGGGCTCTTCGTCCTTGGCATAGGCGTCGACGATCTCGGACACCAGGCGGTGACGCACCACGTCGGCGCTGGTCAGCTCCCCGAAGTGGATGTCGTCGATGCCGTCGAGGATGCGCATCGCCGCCCGCAGGCCGGAGGCGGCGCCCCCGGGCAGGTCGACCTGCGTGATGTCGCCTGTCACAACGATTTTCGAGCCGAAGCCCAGCCGCGTGAGGAACATCTTCATCTGCTCGGCGGTGGTGTTCTGCGCCTCGTCGAGGATGATGAACGCATCCGATATGGTCCGGCCACGCATGTACGCCAGCGGCGCGACCTCGATGACGCCGGTGCTCATCAGCTTCGGGATCAGCTCGGGATCCAGCATGTCGTGCAGCGCGTCGTACAGCGGGCGCAGGTACGGGTCGATCTTCTCGCTCAACGTGCCCGGCAGAAAGCCAAGGCGCTCACCGGCTTCCACCGCGGGACGGGTCAGGATGATCCGGCTGACCTGCTTGCTCTGCAGGGCACTGACGGCCTTGGCCATCGCCAGATACGTCTTGCCGGTACCGGCCGGGCCGATGCCGAACACGATGGTGTGGTTGTCGATCGCATCGACGTAGCGCTTCTGGTTGAGCGTTTTGGGCCGGATCGTCTTGCCGCGCCGCGACAGGATGTCGAGCGTGAGCACCTCGGCCGGCGATTCGTCGACCGTGCCCATCAACATGGCCACGCTGTGGCGGACGGCATCGGGTGTGAGGGGCTGACCGCTCGAGACGATCTCCATCAGCTCGGAGATCGCCCGCTCGGCCAGGGCGACGTCGGCGGGCTCGCCGGACAGCGTGATGGCGTTGCCTCGGGCGTGGATGTCGGCGGCGAGCAGGTTCTCCAGCGCCCGCAGGTTCTCGTCACGGGAGCCGAGCAGGCCCACGACGAGGTCGGGCGGAACGGTCATGCTGCTCCGGACTTGCGATGCGTCCGAGTCTGCGTTCGTCTCGCGGGGCGTCACGTGGAGTTTTCTGCCTGCTTTCTGTGCTGACCAGCTGTGTGTCGAAAACCCAGTTTAGCGTCGCCGACCGACTGGTCCAGTCGTTATGCGCGTCGGCCGCCGGCTCACCGGCACTGGCCAGCCCTGATGCGGGCCTGATCCGCGCTCAACCCCAGCGGGAGGTGAGCACTCCCAGCGCACCCAGCGCGACGGCCGCGGCCGTCGACGTCCGCAGCACGGTCGGGCCCAGCCGCACGGCGACCGCACCCGCCCCGGTCAGCGCGGACAGCTCGTCTGCGGAGATACCGCCTTCGGGCCCGACCACCAGCGTCAGCGCGTCCACCGACGTGACCGGCACCTCGGTGAGCGCGCGGCCGGCCGACTCGTGCAGCAGCAGGACGGTGCCCGGCGGCGCCGAGCGCACCCGCCCGGCCAGCTCGGCCGTCGAGACCACGCCGTCGACGGCCGGAATGTACGGACGGCGGGATTGACGGGCGGCGGACCGGGCGACCGCCTGCCAGCGCCGCAGCCCCTTGTCGACCTTGGCGGCTCCGTCCCAGCGGGCGACGCAGCGCGACGCCTGCCACGCCACGAACGCGTCGGCGCCGGCCTCGGTGGCCAGCTCGACGGCGAGTTCCGAGCGGTCGGATTTGGGCAGCGCCTGCACGACGGTGACGATCGGTGTCGGCCGGTCGACGACGGCGCGCTGCTGAACCCGCGCCGCGAGCCGGCCCTTGGTCACGTCTTCGACGACGCAGTGGGCGACCGTGCCGGCGCCGTCACTCAGGTCGAGGTGTTCGCCGGCCCGGATCCGGCGCACGGTGGACGCGTGGAAGCCCTCGTCTCCGTCGACGACGGCGAGCTCACCGCTGTCGGGTACGGAGTCGACGTAGAAGAGGGCACGCACCGCCGTCAGCGACCAGTGAACGTCTCACGCAGTCGGGAGAACAGACCGCCACCGCCACCGTTCGGCGAGTGGCCGCCACCCGCGGTGCGCACGACCGCGGTGTCCTGGGTGCGCTCCCGGAACGCGCGCAGCAGCTCGGTGTTCTCGTGATCGAGCCGCGACGGCACGACCACGTCGATGTGGGCGTGCAGATCGCCGCGCACGCCCGAGCGCAGGTG is a window of Mycolicibacterium chubuense NBB4 DNA encoding:
- a CDS encoding hemolysin family protein; its protein translation is MSPVGQLVCAIVLVALGGLFAAMDAALSTVSMARVEELVRDERPGAVRLARVMVERPRYINLIVLLRITCEVSATVLLAAFLDGGLGITWGLVVAAAIMAVVSFVAIGVGPRTIGRQNAYTIALVTALPLQAISVLLLPVSRLLVLIGNALTPGRGFRNGPFASEIELREVVDLAQQRGVVADDERRMIQSVFELGDTPAREVMVPRTEMVWIESDKTAGQATSLAVRSGHSRIPVIGENVDDIVGVVYLKDLVQRTYYSTTGGRDTKVSDVMRKPAFVPDSKPLDALLREMQRDRVHMVLLVDEYGAIAGLVTIEDVLEEIVGEIADEYDTDEVAPVEELGERQYRVSARLPIEDLSELYDVEFDEDLDVDTVGGLLALELGRVPLPGAEVTWDGLLLRAEGGPDPRGRVRVGTVLVSPAEPESEHHGDAGEGSE
- the ybeY gene encoding rRNA maturation RNase YbeY, whose amino-acid sequence is MSIEVSNESGIDVSEEELISVARFVIDKMDVNPAAELSMVLLDTAAMADLHMRWMDLPGPTDVMSFPMDELEPGGRPDAPEPGPEMLGDIVLCPEFAAKQAADVGHTLGQELALLTVHGVLHLLGYDHAEPDEEKEMFALQRQLLEEWVADQVESYHQDRQNEKDRRLLDKSRYFDEP
- a CDS encoding PhoH family protein, translating into MTPRETNADSDASQVRSSMTVPPDLVVGLLGSRDENLRALENLLAADIHARGNAITLSGEPADVALAERAISELMEIVSSGQPLTPDAVRHSVAMLMGTVDESPAEVLTLDILSRRGKTIRPKTLNQKRYVDAIDNHTIVFGIGPAGTGKTYLAMAKAVSALQSKQVSRIILTRPAVEAGERLGFLPGTLSEKIDPYLRPLYDALHDMLDPELIPKLMSTGVIEVAPLAYMRGRTISDAFIILDEAQNTTAEQMKMFLTRLGFGSKIVVTGDITQVDLPGGAASGLRAAMRILDGIDDIHFGELTSADVVRHRLVSEIVDAYAKDEEPSLMNRAQRRASGTGSRPRR
- a CDS encoding 16S rRNA (uracil(1498)-N(3))-methyltransferase; this encodes MRALFYVDSVPDSGELAVVDGDEGFHASTVRRIRAGEHLDLSDGAGTVAHCVVEDVTKGRLAARVQQRAVVDRPTPIVTVVQALPKSDRSELAVELATEAGADAFVAWQASRCVARWDGAAKVDKGLRRWQAVARSAARQSRRPYIPAVDGVVSTAELAGRVRSAPPGTVLLLHESAGRALTEVPVTSVDALTLVVGPEGGISADELSALTGAGAVAVRLGPTVLRTSTAAAVALGALGVLTSRWG